The following DNA comes from Fusobacterium periodonticum ATCC 33693.
GGTCAAATTATATAGTTGGAAAACAAGGATGCATATATGAATGAACGATGCAGAGGCAATGCCGATGGCGATAGTGGGTATCATGTAGCCGCTTATGCTGGAAAGAAGCAATAACCCGCAGAAAAACAAAGCTCCAAGCTCAACAAAACTAAGGG
Coding sequences within:
- a CDS encoding biopolymer transporter ExbB, whose translation is ILIAALTFLIGSRTRRLAKIREYGYMTSVVIVYALSFVELGALFFCGLLLLSSISGYMIPTIAIGIASASFIHICILVFQLYNLTREQE